The sequence TGGCGCTCGTCTTCCGGCGCCAATGTCAGCGCCACACCGGTTGCGGGCGGCACCGAGGCCCAGACCGGCATCTTCACCGGGTTCGCCCAATTATCCTTCTCGCCCGCCGGCCGCTTGCTCTCGTCAAGGTAGCGGACATCGACGCGCGATTCGGGAGTCAGATATTTGCGGGCGACGCGCTGGACATCGGCGGCGGTAACCTTCCCGACCGCTGCGAGCCGCTTGTCGAGCAACTTGGGATCACCCGAACTCACCAAAGCCTCGCCAAGCGCGAACGCACGGCCCGATGCCGTCTCGCGCTCGCGCAGTGCCGCGGCGAGGATCTCGTTCTTGGCTTCCGCCAGTTCGGCCGCCGTCACCGGCTGGTCGCGCAGCCTGGCGATCTCGGCGGCGAGCGCCTTCTCGGCATCCTCGACGGTCGTGCCGCTCGCCAGCGTCACGATCGGCGCCAGGAAGCCGCCATCCTCGACATCGGAGAGGTTGGTCGAGGCCGAGGTGGCGATCGGCCGGTCGAAGATCAGCGCCTGCTTGAGCCGCGAGCTGTCGCCAGTCGCGAGGATGCCGTCGAGCACCAGCAATGCCGCCATGTCGGGGTGCGCCCAACCGGGGATGCGCCAGGTCGAGGCGATCTGCGGCAGCGGCACGTTGGGCGCATAGGCGGTGACGAGGCGCGGACTGGTGCGCGGCGCCTCGACAGTCTTGATCGTCAGCGGAATCGGATTCTTGCGACGCGGAATGCTTTCGAAATATTTGTTCACCAGCGCATCGAGCCTGGCGGGATCGAAATTGCCCGCGACGATCAGCGTCGCCGTATCCGGCCCGTAATAGGCTTCATGGAAGGCACGCGCATCCTCCAGCGTCGCCGCATCGAGCTGTTCGAGGCTGCCGATGCCCGAGCGGCGGTTGTTCAGCGTGTCATAGCTGTTCTCGTCGAGCACCAGCCGCATCCGGCCATAAGCGGGCGCGAGCACGCGCTGGCGAAACTCCTCCTTCACGACATTGCGCTCGGTGTTGAACACCTCGGCATCGATCACCGGCCGGGCCATGCGCTCGGCATGGCTCCACAGCATCGTCTCCAGATATTGCGCGGGAACGGTCTCGAAATAATTGGTCCGGTCGAACCAGGTCGAAGCGTTGCGCACGCCGCCGACATTCTCGGTAAGCCGGTTGATCATGTTGTACGGCATGTTGCGCGTCTTGCGCGACAAGATGTGCTCGAAGAGGTGCGCGAAGCCCGATTTGCCCTCGGGATCGTGCTTCGATCCGACATCGTACCAGATCTGCACCGACACCGTCGGGGTCGTCGTGTCGCGGATGGCGATGACCTTGAGCCCGTTCGGCAGCGTCCGCTCGGTGAAAGCGAGCGGCGGCACCTTGATCTGCGCCGGGGCGGCCTGGGCATGTGCCAGGCCGGGGAGCACGACGCCGGCCAGCAAGAGGGCCGCGCTGAAACGGCGGGCGAAACGCATGGTCATCCGAGAGAATCCTTCGTGAGGTCAGACTCTCAGATCATCACAACTGTACTATTCGCGCAATACGCGTTTAGCCCCTGCCGCCACGCGGCGGCGCCGTCGAGCTGCGCAATACCAGGCTGGCGGGCACGATTATCGGTCCATCGGGAGTCGGCCGCCCCGCCCGCTCGTCGATGATCAGTTCCACCGCACGCGCGGTCACCTCGGCGATCGGCTGGTTGACCGCCGCGAGCGGCGGATGTGTCTGGCGGACGATCGGCGCGTCGTCGAAGCTGATCAGCGACAGGTCGCCCGGCACGTCGAGCCCGCGCTCATGCGCCACTTCCAGCGTCGCCAGCGCCATGCGGTCGTTGCTGGCAATGATCGCGGTGGGTGGCGATGGACCGTCGAGCAATTGCGCGGCGGCGATCCGCCCCGATGCCGAGCTGAAATCGCCCTCGGCCAGCAGGCCCTGGGTATCGAGCCGCGCGGCGTCCATCGTCGCGCGCCAGCCGTTCACGCGCCATCCGCTCAGCACATAGTCGGAAGGGCCGGCGATGAAGCCGATCCGGCGATGGCGCAGCTTGATGAGATGCTCGGTGGCGAGCCGCGCCGCACGCTCGTCATCCATCGTCATCGCGAAGCCCGGCCCTTCCGCCAGCGAACCGATCCGCGCGAAGCTGATATGATGCTCGGTCAGCATCCGCGCGATCACCGGGTTGTCCGAATGCGGCGGCGTCAGGATCACGCCATCGGGGCGCAAGGCGGCGATCGCCGCCGAGAGTTCGCGCTCGATATGGTCGCTATGCGTGTCGACCAGCTCCACGATCAGCCGGTAGCCATACTCTGCGCATTTCAGCATCCCGCCCAGCATCATCTGATCGACCCAGTCGGTGCCCTGACGCTCGCGCCAGTCGGCGATGGTGCGGTCACGGTCGTTGAGGGTCAGGATCAGATAGGAGCGCGACCCTCCCATCCGCTGCGCGGCGATCGAGGGCACGTAACCGAGCTTGGCGATCGACGCCTGCACCCGCGCCTTCATCTCGGGCCGGACATTGGGCTCGTTGTTGATGACGCGGCTGACCGTCTGGAGCGACACGCCCGCATCCGCCGCGACATGCTTGATCGTAATGGACTGCTTCTTGCGCGCCATGCTCAGGCGGCCGCGGCCCGCGCGGCACCGCAATATTGCGCAACATAATCGCCATGCGCCGGCAGCGTCGCCACCGTGTGCTTCACCTGATCGCTGATCGTCGTCATCAGCTTGGCGAGTTCGTCGTCGCGCAATTTCTCGGCTATGGGATGCCAGGCGCGCGGGGTGATCCCCTGCCCCATCATCACCTGCACCCAGCTATTCTCGGCGAACAATTCGTCGTTCTTGCGGAACACGCGGCCGGTCTCGCGGAACAGCTCGATCTTCTGCGCCAGCGAATCCGGAATCTCCATCGACTGGCAATGCCGCCAGAACGGGCTGTCGCGGCGATCGGTCACCTTATAGTGGAGCACCAGGAAGTCGCGGATCTGCACCGCGTCGGTTTCCTGCTGCTCGTTGAACTCGGCAATATCGCGCTCGCTGATCTCGCGTAGCGGCATCATCCGGATCAGCCGCAGCACGGCGCGCTGGATCAGATGGATGCTGGTCGATTCGAGCGGCTCGGTGAACCCGCCCGAGAGCCCGATGGCGACGCAATTGCGGTGCCATTGCTTGCGGCGCACGCCAGTGACGAAGCGCAGGAAATTGGGCTCGGTAACCGTCTTGCCCTCGATCTCGCCCATCAGCCGCTGATGCGCCGCATCCTTGTCGAGATACCGGCTCGAATAAACGATGCCATTGCCGACGCGGTGCTGTAGCGGAATCCGCCAGCGCCATCCGGAATCGTGCGCGATCACCCGCGTATAGGGCACCGGCGGCGCCACGCTCTCGGTCTGGATCGCGATGGCGGAATCGCATGGCAGCCAGTGCGTCCAGTCCTCGAAACCGGCATGCAATGCGCCTTCGATCAGCACCGCCCGGAAACCGGTGCAGTCGATGAACAGGTCGCCTTCGATCCGCTCGCCCGATTCCAGCGCCAGCGCGGCGATGTCGCCGCTCTCTCCATTAAGTTCGACGCGCGCGATCTTGCCTTCGATCCGCCTGGTGCCGTCGCCCTCGGCCATCTTGCGGAGGAATTGCGCGTACAGCCCGGAATCGAGCTGATACGAATAGTTCATCCGGTCATCGGGCAGATGCGCGAACTTCTCCCGCAGCGCGGCGACCAGTTCGAGACAATAATCGCCGTACGGCCCTGCCAGCCCGCGCGCGCGCGCATGGAGCCAGAAGTGCTGGAATCCGGCCGACCAGTGATCCTTGCCGGTGATGCCGAACGAATGGAAATAGCGGTCACCCTGCTCCTTCCAGTTGTCGAACAGGATGCCGAGCTTGAAGGTCGCCTGCGTCGCGGCCATGAACTCGGCTTCGTTGATGCCGAGCAGCCGGTTATAATTGACGAGCGGCGGGATCGTCGACTCGCCCACACCGATCGTGCCGATCGCATCCGATTCAACCAGCGTCACGTCAACGGTGCGGCCCAGCGTCCGTGCGATGGCCGCCGCCGCCATCCAGCCGGCGGTGCCGCCGCCGGCGATCACCACCCGGCGCATGCGATGCTCGCTCATCGGCTGAGCGCCCGAAGCAGATAGGCGCGCAGACGTCCGGTACTTTCGGTGGTCATCGGGGCGAGTACGCCGCGCGCCTCGGCTGGGATATGCTTCACCACGTCCTCGCTATTCTCGAACACATAATAATCCAACAGATCGCGCCAGTGCGCCTTCTCGTCCGCCGGCAGATCGCGGATCGCCATCATCGCATGGTTCAGCGCGTCCTGCGGCTGACCCAGCCAGCGCGGCGTATCGCGCCACCAATAATTGACCAGCACGTTGAACGGCGCGAGGCCCTCGACATGGTGCCACCAGGTGGAGGGGATGTGCAGCGCGTCGCCCGGCGCCAATTCGGCGACCTGCGCGTGGCGCAGCGCTTCCCTGAAACGGGGATGCGCGGCAAAATCGGGCGCGTGAAAATCGACCATGCTGACCGCGCGGCCAGCCGGGGTATTGTCGATCGGTCCCAGATAGAGATTGCGGAACTGATCGGGCGGAAACAGCGTGAAGCGCCGCCGCCCGGCAGCGACACAGGCGAGGTTGTCCGGGAAGTCATTGTGCGCGGCAATTCTGGTCGGCGTGCCCATCCAGATGCTCGCGATGCACGAGCGCTCGCCGAGATCGGCATGGTTGGCCGCATGCAGCCCGTCGAAGAAATCATGCACGTCGATCGAGGCGAGATAGACCGGCGGCGCATCGGCCTTGCCCTCGTCGAGATCGATCTGGCCGAACACTTCGCCCAGTTGCGCCTGGACGGTCTGGAAGTTCATGCCCATCGCGGCATCGTAGAACAGCCGCCCGCCGCTGCCACGAGTGCCTACCGCAACGGTGAACGGCCGCGGCCTGGCCCGCGCCAGCAGGTAATCGCGCGCGGCCTTGCCCGATCGCAGCCCGGCCTGCACCAGCGGCCAATCCTCGACCAATCCACGTACAACGAAAGGCGTTTTCGCGGCGCGCAGCGCAGCGTCCAGCGCCGCCGCATCCGCCACCGTCACTTCGCGGATCGGCGCGATACTCGAAAAGATGCCCGGATCGGCCTCAGCCATGCGCGCGCCGGTTCTTGCGCGCGATCAGTGCGGAAAGGTTGGCCAGCGACGCCAGCGCCATGAAGATCGGCATCAAATGCCCCGCTTCATGTAGATCACCCAGCGCCGCCGCATCGAGAGAGCGCAGCTTCTCCTCGTCGATCACATGGAAGCCGACCAGCCGGTTGGTCGATCCATCGTCAAGCGTCACTTCCAGGATCAGTGGTTCGAGCAGCTCGTAGCGGCGCAGCGCCTCGAAGAAATCGCGCGACTCCCGATAGCCGGCATCGAGCGCGCCGAGCTTGTCGATGATTGTCTCCAGATAGGGCGTCGGCCGCCCCGTCTCGTCGAACACGCGCACGCCTTCGCCAGCGCCGATCCGCGGGCTCGCCATATCGATATGAACCTGCTTGGGCGCATCATCGTCGGGGTCGCCGCCGATCAGGAAGGGCTGGATCTCGATCGAGAGCGGACGGCCCTGCGCATCCCAGCGGCCGCCATCGAGATAGAGATTCTCCCCCGCCTCGAACCCGAAGATCGCCAGCGCGGTGAAGCCGTCTCGCTCGGGATTCATCCGGAACAGGATCGGATAGTCGTTCTGCACCTGGCGGAATTCGCTCGGCACCGTGATCGCGTACATCACCGCATCGCCAAGATCGGCTCCGTGCTCGGTGCGGATCCGCAGCTCCGCATGCGCTTCGGGGGTCAGGATTGCGTGGTCGGTCATTCAGCCATTCTTTTGCCCGAGGATGATCGTTCGGCGCGCAACGCGTCGAGATAGGCGCGGTTGTCCGGCAGGCTGGCGGCGAGCGCCCGCCCGCGCTGCTCGGCCTGCCGCATCTGCCGCACTATCGCGTCGCGCGCGCCTGTCCGGATAGCGCCCGGTGCCGGTGCGGGATAGCCCATGCCGTAAAGGACATATTGATAGCTCGCCGCCGGAAACACCTCGTCGGCCATCGGCAGATCGGCAAGCGACGGCGGCTGATCGCGCCATAGTTCGAGCAGGTCCGCCAGCCGCTCCGGGATCGAAGCGGGATCGCGGTGCGCCTGCCAATAGGGCTCGTCGCGCTCGCTCGGCACGTAATGCAGCTTGAGGAACTCGATGATCCGGCACCAGCGATAGCGAAACCGGTCGTTGAAGCGCCGCGCGTGCAGGTCCATGGTTGTGCGCGTCGCCGGGAAATTGTCGAGCAACGCCTCGACCGACAGCTCGATCAGCACGATCGCCGAGGATTCGAGCGGTTCGAGGAATCCCGCCGACAGACCTATCGCCAGGCAATTGCGCTCCCAGAAGCGTTCACGATGCCCGGAGCGGAAGGCGAGCCGGCGAAAGGTCAAATTGTCCGCCTCGCCCCCCGGTGTCGTCGCGCGAAGATAGTTGGCGAGCGTTTCCGCCGCCGCCTCGTCGCTGGTGAATTTGGAGGAATAGACGCAGCCCACGCCGCGGCGTGCGGGCAAGCCGATGTCCCAGATCCAGCCGGCGGCATGCGCGGTGGAAGTGGTATGGGACGAGATCGGGCTGTCGGGAGCGACCGGCACCTGCACGGCAAGCGCCCGATCGTTGAACAGCACGTCGCTGCGATCGATGAACGGCACACCGAGATGGTCGCCGATCAGCAGCGCCGAATGGCCGGTGCAATCGAGGAACAGATCGCCTGCGATGAGGCCCGAAGCGCGCGTCTGGATCGCGGCGATATCGCCATCCTCCGTCTTGCTCACACCCGTCACATGGTCGCGGACATGCTCTACACCCAGCCGTTGCGTCGCATGACGTGACAACAGCCCGGCGAGCTTCGCCGCGTCGAGATGGTAAGCGTAGTTCAACGCCCCGGCATAATCGGGCATCGCGCGCTGGCGCGGCGCCAGGTTGAGCGCGGCGATGCGCGGCTGCGGCCCCATCGCCTGCGCGAACGACATATTGTCCCCGGCGTCGCGCCACGCCGAAACCACTTCCTGCGGATCACCATCGAGCGGCGGCATGAAGGGATGGTAATAGAAATCGTCGGCAGCGCCCGTCCGCCAGCCATCGAAGCGAGAACCCTGCTTGAAAGAAGCATCGCAGGCGAGCAGGAAATCGGCCTCGGCGATCCCGATCCGCTCGAGCGTCCGCCGCATCGTCGGCCAGGTACCCTCGCCGACGCCGATCGTTGGAATATCGGGGGATTCGATCAGGGTGATATGGATGGGATCGGCTGCCGCGGGATCGGCCCGGGCCGCGATCAGGCTGGCCGCAAGCCACCCGGCGGTTCCCCCGCCGACAATGACTATTCTGCTGACCGATGCTTCCACTGACAGGATCTCGAGTTTCCGGCAACGAGCTTGCCGCCGGAAAGGGATGAAGGCCATCCCCTTTCGGGGGATGGCCTTTTCCCGGGGCGGCGCGCGCGCCGGATCAGAAGGTGAACCGGACGCCCGCCGAGTATCGCGGATCGCCCTTGGTCGCGAAAGCGACGTTGCGGTCCGACCGCAGATGTCCGCGGCGGCCTTCACCGGTCAGGTTGATGCCTTCGGCGAACACGGTCAGTCCGGGGATGAACTCGTAGCTCGCGCTCGCGTCGATCTGCCAATATTTCTCGACGTAGAAGGGATTGGCGCCCGCCCCCGCGAGGAACTGGTCACGCCAGTTCCAGGCGACGCGCGCCTGAAGTCCGTTCTTGTCGTAGAATGCGACGGCGTTGGCGCTGTCGCTCAATCCGGTCAGCGCGAACTGGGTCGCGCTGGACGGCTTGGTATTGTCATACTTCGCGCTGCCATCCACCTTGGTATAGTTGAGGATGACACCGAACCCGGTGTTCCAGAAGTTATGCTGGACCGCGAATTCCCAGCCATGGAGGTTTTCGGTCTGGCTGTTGTTGACCGGCGTGTTGATCTGGAAGGTCAGCAGCGGATCTTCCGGCAGCGCGAGGATGTTGCCCGTCGTGCAGCCCGAAGGATCGGTGCCGGTCTTCACGACCGAGCCGGGATAATTGTCGAAGATGTACTGACGAATGCCGCACGTCGTCGCGCCGGCACCCGCCGCCACCGCCGCATTGTACCGGGGACCGTTGGCGACCGTACGCAGCCCGAAGGCGTTTTCATCGGTCCGGCCCTGCGAGATGAAGTTCGACACATCCTTGTTGAAATAGCCGACCGAAATATAGCTGGCCGGCGCGTAGTACCACTCCGCCGAGAAATCGAGATTCTTCGACTTGAAGGGCTTGAGCCCCGGATTGCCCCGGCTGCCGGTGCCGAAGGCGATGCGGAACTGGTTGTCCAGCGTCAAACCGCCCTGCAGGCTACCATAGTCGGCGCGCGTGATCGTATGGCTGTACGAAGCGCGCAGCTTGACGTCGCGCATCGGCGAGACATCGAAGTCGACCGAAGGCAGCCAATTCTCATACTCGCCGCGGAACCGCGAGAAGTCCGATTTCCCCGAGAGCTGCACGTAGAATTCGTTGGCGGCGTTCCATGACGTGCCATTCGGGATCGGAACCAGAGCCTCCGAATCGATCAGCGTATGCTCATAGCGTCCGCCCGCGACCAGATGCGCCGGATTGCCGAACAGATCGAACACCGTCGATACCTGCAGATACGGCGCGAGCGTCTTCTCGCGGATACGGCGGTCGGTGGTGAATTCGGCAAGACACGTCCCGGGCGCGGCGACACCCTGCTGCGGACTGCGGCACGTGCCGTACTTGCTGTCGATCAGTCCCACCATCCGCTCGAAATCGAACCGGTAGAAGCTCTGGATCATCCCCGCGCCAGCACCCTGCACGCCCTTGAACTTGTCGGGCAGCGAGGTCAGCGTGAAGATGTCGTCGGGAATGTCCGAAGCCGGACCGGCGCCGCTCCAGGTCTCGTTCTGGATGAAGCCGAACGCCGAGCGTACCTTGCTGTCGATATACGACGCGCCGAAATCGATCGAGTCGAGGAAGCCGCCGTCATGGTCGTAGCGGCCGCGCAACTGCACCTGGTCGATCTCGTTCTTGAAATAGGCGTTGCGGAACGCATTGCCGGTCGGCGTGATCAGCGAACGGTCCAGCGGATCGATGCCCGGATGCATGGTGTACGAAATGACCGGCAGGTCGTTTTCGAAATTGATCGTCTGGCTAGCGACGCCGAATACGGCGTTGCCGACCGACACGCTGGAGCCGAACTTGTTCGACGGCTTCGATTCCGCGGTCGAGTGATGGGCGTCGAGCTCCATGGTTACCCCGCCCGGGGCATCCCAGCGCAGGTTTCCGCCAAGCGACTTGTTGATGCTGCGGTTGGCCGTCAGCGCGCCGCTGTACGACAGATCCTTGCGCTCGAGCGCGGCGAAGCGTTCGGTGTAGAATTTCGGGCCCGCGACCGGCCCGTCGGTCCAGCTGCTGGACGTGTCGGCGTGATTGAACCAGATGCCGACACTGCTGTTGCGCACTTCGACGGTGTTGCGCGAATAGGTATAATCGACCGTCGCGGTGAGGTCGTCGACCGGACGGAATTGCAGCACGAGCTGGCCGTTGATGCGCTCGCGATTGATGTCGTTCAGGTCGTAGGAGCCGTTTTGCGGCACCTGATAGACGTCGTTCGCCTTGGGCCGGTTGGTGATGTTCGCGGCGCGCGCATCGGGCGCCATCGCCAGCGATCCCCAGTTGTTCTCCGAGCCCAGATAGCCGTCGCGCCAGCCGACATTGGCCTGGTTCACGCTGCCCTTGCGCTTCTGCCACGAACCGTTGATCAGGATGCCGACCTTGTCGTCCATGAAGGTCGAGCTGATGATGCCCGAAATCTCCGGGGTGATCGGATTGCCGTCGTTGCGCGACAGATCCATCACACCCTTGATGCCGATGCTGCCGCGGATGCCCGGATTGTCGAGCGGGCGCGGGGTGCGGATGTTGATCGACGAGCCGATGCCGCCCGACGGAATCGAGGCGCGGCCGGTCTTGTAGACCTCCACGCCCGCGACGCCTTCCGAGGCGAGGTTGGCGAAGTCGAACGAGCGCGTCGAGGGCGCGCTGCCGCCGTCGCCCAGCGTCGAGGTCGGCATCTGGCGGCCGTTGAGCGTCACCAGATTATATTCCGGACCGAAGCCGCGGACGGTGACGGTCGAGCCCTCGCCGTTCGAGCGGTCGATCGAAACGCCGGTGATGCGCTGGAGCGATTCCGCGAGGTTGGTGTCGGGGAACTTGCCGATATCCTCGGCCGAGATCGCGTCGACCACGCCGTTGGCGTTGCGCTTGATGTCTACCGCCTGGCGCAGCGATGCGCGGATACCGGTGACGACGATCTCGCCATCTTGGTCATTGACAGCGTTGTCTGGTGTGGACGCGGTTTGGTCCTGCGCCAATGCGGTGCCCGGCACGGTCATAAGCGCCAGCATCGAGGCACCCAGTGCCAGCGATGACATCGAGCGACGGCTAATGCCCCTCATATCTATCTCTCCCTCCCATAATCGACGCGGTTTCGCCCGCCATCGTCGTTGAGAACGTTCACTTCAACCCATTGTCCTACGTTGTCAAGCCCCCTCATTTCGGCCGCATCGGTTGGATTTTCCCTGACAAGTTCCAATTGTGAACGTTATCAATTTATGCTTCCTAAGTGTCGATACCAGCGAGGATCGCGAGTCGACGCGGCATATGCGGCGGACGGCCAGCGAACGGCGACGAGAGGAAGAATCCCCATGAAAAACCTGTGCGCTCTGCTGCTTTCCGCGTCCGCGCTGAGCCTTGCCGCCCCTATCGCGGCGTTCGCGCAGGAATCCGCGCCGGCTGCCGATCAGGACGCCCGTGCCCGCGCCGATTCGATTGTTGCGCAGATGACACTCGATGAGAAAATCGCATTGGTCCACGGCCTGTTCCCGCCTTTCGCCAAGGGCAAGACCGCCGAGGATCTGATTCCCTCGGCCGGTCATATCGACGGCATCAAGCGACTCGGCGTGCCGGTCGTCCGCGAGACCGATGCCTCGTTGGGCGTCGCCAATCAGGTCGAGCAGCGCGCCGGCGATGTCGCCACCGCCCTGCCCTCCAGCCTCGCCACCGCCGCCAGCTTCGATCCCGAAATCGCCCGCGCCGGCGGTGTGATGATCGGTGCCGAGGCACGGGCCAAACGCTTCAACGTCATGCTCGCCGGCGGCGTCAACCTGACGCGCGATCCGTGGAACGGGCGAAACTTCGAATATCTGGGCGAGGATCCGCTGCTCGCCGGCACCCTCGCCGGCGCGCAGATCGCCGGCATCCAGTCGAACAAGATCGTCTCGACGATCAAACATTACGCGCTCAATGCCCAGGAGACCGGCCGCATGGTGCTCGATGCCCGGATCGGCGAGGCGGACCTGCGGATGAGCGACCTGCTCGCCTTCCAGATCGCGATCGAGAAGGGCAAGCCCGGCTCGGTCATGTGCGCCTATAACAAGGTCAATGGCGATTGGGCCTGTGAGAATGATTTCCTGCTCAATCAGGTGCTGAAGCGCGACTGGGGCTATCGCGGCTGGGTGATGAGTGATTGGGGTGGCGTCCATTCCACCGCCAAGGCCGCGAAGGCGGGGCTCGATCAGCAATCGGGCCAGGAGCTCGACAAGGCGATGTTCTTCTCCGCGCCGCTCAAGGCCGCGGTCCAGTCGGGCGACGTGCCGATGCAGCGCCTCGACGATATGGTCGCGCGCTATCTCACCGGCCTGATCGAAACCGGTGCCTATGACGCGCCAGTCCCCGGCAAGGCCGAGACACCGCCCTATGCCCAGCACGCCGAAGTCGCCCAGCGCGTCGCCGAAGCGGGAATCGTGCTGCTCAAGAACGAGCGCAATCTCCTCCCCCTCGCCCGCACCGCAAGGCGCATCGTTCTCATCGGCGGCGCTGCCGATCTCGGCGTGCTGTCTGGCGGAGGATCGAGCCAGGTCCGCGGTGTCGGTGGTGCCCCGATCGAGATCCCGCTCAGCCGGGGCGGTTCGGCTTCGTTCGCGCGGATCACCTACCATGCCTCCTCGCCACTCGCCGCGCTGCGCAAGGCGCTACCCGGCGTGCAGATCAGCTTCGTCGATGGCCGCAACATGACCGCCACCGCGGCGGCGGCGAGGAATGCCGATCTCGCTATCGTCTTCGCCACGCAATGGACCACCGAGGCCGATGACGTCGCCGATCTGCGCCTGCCCGATCATCAGGACGCTTTGATCGCCGCCGTCGCCGCCGCCCAGCCCAATACCGTCGCCGTGCTCGAAACCGGCGGCCCGGTGCTGATGCCATGGGTCGCCCAGGTGCCCGCGGTGATCCAGGCCTGGTATCCCGGCCAGCGCGGCGGCGAAGCGCTCGCCAATATCCTGACCGGCAAGGTCAATCCCTCGGGCCGCCTGCCGATCACCTTCCCCGCCACCGCCGCCCAGCCGCCGCGCCCGCATCCGGTCGGCAAGGACACGCTGTCGTCGCTGGAGGCGGAAGCCGCATCGAACCCCGCCGCCGCGCCCGGCCAATATGAGCTCAGGAGCTTCCCGGTCGAATATCAGGAAGGCGCCGATGTCGGTTATCGCTGGTATGAGAAGAAGGGCCAGAAGCCACTCTTCGCATTCGGCCACGGGCTCAGCTACACCAGCTTCGGCTATGCCAACCTCCAGGTGACGGGCGGCAAGACGCTCAGCGTCTCGTTCGATGTCACCAACACCGGCAGCCGCGCCGGCGCCGATGTGCCGCAGGTCTATGTCGCGCGCGACAATGGCACGCCGATGCGCCTCGCCGCCTTCCAGCGCGTCGAACTGAAGCCCGGCGAGACTCGCCGCCTGACCCTCAATGCCGAGCCGCGCATTCTAGCCGATTATGAAACCAGCCTGCCCGGCTGGCGGATCGTCGGTGGCACCTATCGCGTCGCGGTCGCGCACGACGCGGCCGATCGTGGACTTGTCACCACCACCACCCTCGATGAGGCGACGATGAAGCCCTGAACTCCCAGCCCCCTGGGATGGCGGCGCCGGGCACGCGCATTGCCCGGCGCCGCCGCAACTGGCAGGACTGAGGCCGATGTCCGCCCCCTCGCCTGCCCCCGCGGACGCGCCGCGCTCGACCGGCTTCCTGCTGCTGTTCGCGCTCGCCAATGCCGGGGCGGTTATCAGCTATCTGCCCCTGCTCACCCTGCTGCTCCCGGCGCGGATCGGCGCCATCGCCGGTGACACCCGCCTCGACCTGTTCACGATCACGGTGATCGCGGGCGCCGCCGCCGCCAGCCTCTCCAACATCGCCTTTGGCTGGCTCAGCGACCTTTATGGCCGGCGGCGGCGCTGGGTCGGATTGGGCGTGGTGCTGACCGCCGCCGCCTATGCCGCCATCGCGCTGGCGACGACGCCGGTGACGATCGTCCTCGCGATCATGGCATTCCAGATTGCCATCAACGCGTTGCTCGCCCCCTTTCTCGCGATCATGGCCGACGAGATTCCGGACAGCCAGAAGGGCGTCGCCGGCGGTCTGCTCGCTTTCGCCGCGCCGCTCGCCTCGGCAGTCGGCGCCTTGCTGGTCAGCCTGACGCCCTCCGACACCGTCCGCCTGCTGTTCATCCCCGCCGCCGTGGCATTGTGCGTCGTACCACTGCTGCGTACCCGTGCCCGTCCGCTCGTGGCGAAACCCGTGG is a genomic window of Sphingomonas sp. containing:
- a CDS encoding beta-glucosidase is translated as MKNLCALLLSASALSLAAPIAAFAQESAPAADQDARARADSIVAQMTLDEKIALVHGLFPPFAKGKTAEDLIPSAGHIDGIKRLGVPVVRETDASLGVANQVEQRAGDVATALPSSLATAASFDPEIARAGGVMIGAEARAKRFNVMLAGGVNLTRDPWNGRNFEYLGEDPLLAGTLAGAQIAGIQSNKIVSTIKHYALNAQETGRMVLDARIGEADLRMSDLLAFQIAIEKGKPGSVMCAYNKVNGDWACENDFLLNQVLKRDWGYRGWVMSDWGGVHSTAKAAKAGLDQQSGQELDKAMFFSAPLKAAVQSGDVPMQRLDDMVARYLTGLIETGAYDAPVPGKAETPPYAQHAEVAQRVAEAGIVLLKNERNLLPLARTARRIVLIGGAADLGVLSGGGSSQVRGVGGAPIEIPLSRGGSASFARITYHASSPLAALRKALPGVQISFVDGRNMTATAAAARNADLAIVFATQWTTEADDVADLRLPDHQDALIAAVAAAQPNTVAVLETGGPVLMPWVAQVPAVIQAWYPGQRGGEALANILTGKVNPSGRLPITFPATAAQPPRPHPVGKDTLSSLEAEAASNPAAAPGQYELRSFPVEYQEGADVGYRWYEKKGQKPLFAFGHGLSYTSFGYANLQVTGGKTLSVSFDVTNTGSRAGADVPQVYVARDNGTPMRLAAFQRVELKPGETRRLTLNAEPRILADYETSLPGWRIVGGTYRVAVAHDAADRGLVTTTTLDEATMKP
- a CDS encoding MFS transporter, encoding MSAPSPAPADAPRSTGFLLLFALANAGAVISYLPLLTLLLPARIGAIAGDTRLDLFTITVIAGAAAASLSNIAFGWLSDLYGRRRRWVGLGVVLTAAAYAAIALATTPVTIVLAIMAFQIAINALLAPFLAIMADEIPDSQKGVAGGLLAFAAPLASAVGALLVSLTPSDTVRLLFIPAAVALCVVPLLRTRARPLVAKPVARTLAPPRDLAIAWVSRLLIQISGAVLSLYLFYYFQSLGPRPGLAASVAQVLTAAYVLSLPIAVVSGRLSDRIGRRKPFLLGAACAAALGLIGMTMTRDFAAASLCFGLFQIGSAVFLALHSAFATQLLPDPDHRGRDLGLINLTNTLPSLLGPLLAWALATPRDFDAVMLALAALAICGGLLILAIRERD